CCAACATGACAGCTTATAAATGGCATGATTCCATTAAATAGACGGTTCCCGCTAACTGTTTGGCTAATGTAAACATAACTTGCTTTTAATTACAGCGGACGTTGATTGTTAATAGACATACCGCTTATTTTGTCGGTTGACCCCAGAATTTCCATTTGTGCGAAACGTCTTCTGTAGCagtaaaaaatacatgtatattGATGTTATTTAATTTGGTGGCTAACATGCGTCGTTACCACGCAAACACCCGTTTCCTCAAGGCTTCTTCCGTCGCGTTtccttttttcaaaataaaagtctcacAACCGAGCGAGAATAGCTAATTCCAATTTCTTCATACCATGTCAAAACTCACATTTAcaagattttaaatatttcaggcATAATATTTCTTCATCAATCCTGCCTGACGTGTGGCACACAAAACAAGATAATTTCAAGATGTAAGGAGAGAGCGTCCCAAAAACGTCTACTCATACTATGTTGTAATTCTACTACACCTCAAAACAAAGTCTGTTATGCAAGTAAAATATtgcatatatatacatattgaTATAACTCACTTTGTATTACTTTATGGCTCATATGactgtaatatttatttgatattttgttcacacataataatattttgtaGCATTACTACCGGATGTTGTTTTCATACAGACCGGAAGTCCGCCTCCATGTTGTTTCACGTCACGACGTAATCACGCAACCCAGAGTCACATGAATCGTCTTATAGCTTCTGTTTATCCAGCAATTGCAGCGTTTTCCAGTTAATTTTAATCTTATTATAAGTGACACTGCAATATAATCTACAATAAGACTTAAATATTCAACATGGATGAGGATGGACTGCCAATTGTGGGGTCTGGAGTTGATCTTACCACGGTTGGTATTTAGCTTGCTAACATGAACAGTGACTGTTTGAGGAAATGAGAAGAAACGGGCAGAAACCGTTCGTGCAGACAGTCACACTGTAGCATCAGATCAGCAAAACTATTTAGTCAACAAGCTGtgttaaaagcagcagacaatTTTATAGTCTCCAGTAAACGTCACTGTCTAGAACAAGTGCTTAAAAAGTTGACATacacatgaaatatttacagttttctggagatttcctcttttctctgctgtacTCACTATTTTACGCAATCACTACAGAGTAACTGTACTATTGCAGCAGAAGCATTCTCATATAGACGTACTGTAATTATTCAAATATATAATGAGAGTTTTAACACTGTGATCTGTTAACATGTGAACACTGTTGTTCTTGGTATTAAGAGTTTGGGTTACTTCACAAATTGTACATCTAAAACCATCATACCACCATTATAAATGATCTAAAtacctttttttgtgtttccGTCAGGTTCCTGCTATACAACAGAGAAAAATTGTTGCCTACCTCAACCAGTTTGTTGCACATACAGTTCAATTCCTTAATCGTTTTTCCACAGTTTGTGAAGAGGTTTGTGCATCTTCTTttactatttacatttttctttctgtctgtgctccCTTGTTGTGCTCCAACATGCAATCTCTGTCACGTTTTCAGTCACATACTGAGCTGTAAACTTATGTCCCACAGAAACTTGCAAACATATCTCTACGCATACAGCAGATAGAAACCACTTTATGTATTTTGGAAGCTAAGGTGAGTCATTCTGTCTGCCATTTATGCCACACTGTATATATTTCATCCTAATGTACTAATAATTCATTAAATATTGTTATGGTATGAGCAGCTTTCCTCCATTCCTGGACTTGAGGATGTCACAATAGACGGGCTAAGTCAGCGGCAAACTGCACAAGCTAATGGACCAACTACTGCTAGTCAGAGCCAAGCAGATGGTCCATCAGCAGGAACTCTTCCATCCTCagaggtaaaaacacaaactagaaAATACACTACTTgtccaaaaaaagtcattaCCTTGATTTAACCAACCAAGTTGTTTAACCCtgactgatgcagtgagtagcttctcgtTTCTTAAAGAAGTGTGTCGGCAGGTACATCCTGTGGTAGTGGTAAAGATGATAGATGTTGTTTCAGAAGGGTGAAATTATTGGCATCCGTCAAGCAAAGAAAAGTTTACTGTAGAACAGCCAAAAGGAAAGTGTCTTTTGAAGTAATATTTGGTCAGCTATGCAACAGAGAATATAAATTCTCATTTTTGTGTGGAGCTTTAACCAAGATGTAATTAGCTCATCCTCTTAACTTCTTCTAATCCAAGATTTACAAGTATGTAAAGTAGGAGGAGTTtgataaataaagaagaaagaaaatttaTTCTTTAATAAAGTGTTATTAtaaatgcacagaaacactgaacaaggTACCACATCTGATGTCTTGTTCAATCCTAACTACTTCTTATTTAACACCTccttattcattcatttcatgtCGTAGCCCGTTCAGAGTCCACCAGAAGCTGCACAGACTCAAATCCCAGAGACGGTAGCAGAGAATGTAATGACCGTTGCCAAGGACCCTCGTTATGCCCGATATCTAAAAATGGTTCAAGTGGTGAGTCACAGAGAAGATTGACTTCTGTTTTACAGGgattaaaacaacatatatgCTGATGATCTCCTGTATCTTaatatgatttaatttgttttaggGGGTTCCAGTTATGGCCATTAGGAATAAAATGGCCATGGAGGGTTTGGATCCTAACTTGCTTGAGTGAGTGTTTTACACTTGTGTTgatcatacatttatttctttgtcttaaTTTTGTACGACAAGGTTTCATTACTCTGATCGATAATAATCCCCCCACTGCTCATGACAGCACACCAGATGCCCCAGTGCCTGATGGAGGAACGAAGAGTAAAGAGGATCAAGATGTCGCTGCCACCAGCTCTGACAGTGAATCATCTTTCAGTGACTGATGCCTCCTCTTTACCCCAATCACCGCTGAACTTCATGTAAAGGCCGCCTATCGCCACCTGAGCTTCTGTAGGTCTGTGCTCAGAGAGAGATGCAGGTTGTAACCTGCATTTAAAGCAGGTGCAAACAGGAAAAGCTACCCAGAGTAATTGTAATTTCAGTCTAAATGAGCTGAAATGGTTTTCATATTGGTCATTCAGACCTCTTAGATTTTGATACATCGTTAGCATTTTTGATGAAGGGAATAGTTTTCCCTATTGA
The window above is part of the Anabas testudineus chromosome 23, fAnaTes1.2, whole genome shotgun sequence genome. Proteins encoded here:
- the washc3 gene encoding WASH complex subunit 3 yields the protein MDEDGLPIVGSGVDLTTVPAIQQRKIVAYLNQFVAHTVQFLNRFSTVCEEKLANISLRIQQIETTLCILEAKLSSIPGLEDVTIDGLSQRQTAQANGPTTASQSQADGPSAGTLPSSEPVQSPPEAAQTQIPETVAENVMTVAKDPRYARYLKMVQVGVPVMAIRNKMAMEGLDPNLLDTPDAPVPDGGTKSKEDQDVAATSSDSESSFSD